The genomic region TGGCTTACAAATTTGGATTATAAAAAAAGGCATGAGATATTACCACTCACAAAGAAATACGATAAAAATAAGTATGAGCTATATGATAATTTTGATGGAATTAATGTGAATAGAACTATAGATATACCTTTGGACTATAGGGGTTCTATGGGAGTCCCTATAACTTTTTTACATAAATTTAATCCTAAGCAGTTTGAGATTATTGGTTTTAGGAAGGGAAATGATGGTAAGGATTTATCTGTAAATGGAAAATGTCCTTATTTTAGAGTTTTAATTAAGCATAAGAAAAATTTCTAAAAAGTGTATTTTAATACCTAGTTTCCAAAAAAAGACCTTAAGAAAGTCTTTATCCTAAAATAAAAATAATCCCTAATCGTTTTTGATCGGATGTGGGTTTTAAAAGATTGCATTTGTTGGTCTTTAGCCATTTCAAGGCGTTCTTTAAAAAAATCGTTTTTAAAAGGGGTGCAAAAAAGGTTGGCGAGCCAAAAACCCGCTTCAGCTTCATAGCAAATCAAACGCCCGTTTAAAGAACTCACAGAACGCCACGGCTTGTATTGGATGAAATGGAGCATGATAATATTTTTAGGGTAGTGCTCTTTGAAAGAATCAGAATAGCAATTATAATAAATAGGCAATTCTAAAACGCGCTCTAAAAACACCATATTGATTAAACACTGCTCAGGGTAGAAAAGGTCTTTCCCTCTAGTTTTTAAAAACTCTAAAGCGGTTTTTTCAAACCCATTTTCGCGCCACAAATCTAAATTCGCCACCAAAAAGCCCATGTTAAAGCCCTGATGGATGCGTTGTAATTCGTTTGGGCTAAAATGCGAAAAATCAATTTTAAAATTCTTACAAGCACGCTCAATAAAATCACAAAAAGCTTCAAAAGAAAGGTGGAAAAAAGTGTCTCTCACCATGCCAAGCAATTTAGTGGGGTCGTTATCCAGCGCAAAATAAGCGCTTGCAACATCGCCTAAAAACACCGTATCCACATCTATGGAAATGATTTTAGAATAATTAGGGAAGAGCGAAGCGAGCAAGAGCCGGCACAAAACAAGAAGCCCGCCATAACGCTTGGAGCAAGACTCATTGAGATAGCTTTCTATGGAATGATCGAGCGAATTGATGTCTATAAACTCTAATGAAGCGAATTTTTTAAAAGGCTCAATGGTTTTTAAAAGCTTGTTTTGCTGCTCTAAAGTTACCCCTTTAACCAAACAATGGATTTTATACACGATGTTAGTGCCTAAAAGTTGGTTGCTTTGATTTAGGGGGCTAAAATCTACCATGCTTGTGTGCCTGCTCGCATGGGAGAGTAACGAATAAAGGCAAACTCCTGCCCCTAGCGCGTAATTCTTATCAAAACTCATAAAAATAGGGATAATTTGATCGGGTAAATTTTGCGTATCCATTTATCGCTCCCTTATATCGCTTTTTGAGTGTTTTAAAATCGCATGCCTAACTTCTTTAGTGCTCCCCACATAAAGGTTATTGAATTGGGTTTTATTGAAAGTGTTTTGGCGCTTGGCTAATTTCATGGTGTTAGAGGTAATCGCTTCTTCTAGCTCCTTTAAAGTGAGTCGTTTTTCTAAAAAAAGAATGCTCTCTTTAACGCCTATGGCTTTAAAAGGCTGCGAATCTTTAGGGTATTGAGTATAAAGGGCTTTGATTTCTTCAATAAGGCCGCAATCAAGCATGTTTTTGGTGCGCTGTTTGATGTTGTTTGTAAGCGCGTTTTTTTCAACAGACAGAGCGAATAATGAGATGGCATGCTCAAAGGGTTTTTTAGGGTTAGCCTTAAAATACTCGCTTGGGGGCGTGTGGGTGGCATAAAAGATTTCTAAAGCCTTATGGATGCGGTAAGTGTCGTTTGGATGGATTTTAAAAGCCATGTTAGGGTCAATGGATTTTAAAAACGCGTAAGGGTCAGCTAGGGTGCTGATTTCTCGCTCTATTTTTACAACCTCCTCACCGCTAATTTTTGGCATGCGGCTCAAACCTTCTAAAATGGATTTTAAGTAAAAACTGCTCCCCCCACAATGAGTAAAATTTCTTTAGAAGACACCCTTATGGCGTCCTCTAAAAGGGTTTTAAAAAGGGGAGCGTTATTTTTTTCATCAATGCTAAGGTAGTCTAGGGCGTAATG from Helicobacter pylori harbors:
- a CDS encoding glycosyltransferase family 8 protein, with amino-acid sequence MDTQNLPDQIIPIFMSFDKNYALGAGVCLYSLLSHASRHTSMVDFSPLNQSNQLLGTNIVYKIHCLVKGVTLEQQNKLLKTIEPFKKFASLEFIDINSLDHSIESYLNESCSKRYGGLLVLCRLLLASLFPNYSKIISIDVDTVFLGDVASAYFALDNDPTKLLGMVRDTFFHLSFEAFCDFIERACKNFKIDFSHFSPNELQRIHQGFNMGFLVANLDLWRENGFEKTALEFLKTRGKDLFYPEQCLINMVFLERVLELPIYYNCYSDSFKEHYPKNIIMLHFIQYKPWRSVSSLNGRLICYEAEAGFWLANLFCTPFKNDFFKERLEMAKDQQMQSFKTHIRSKTIRDYFYFRIKTFLRSFFGN